Proteins co-encoded in one Microbacterium hydrocarbonoxydans genomic window:
- a CDS encoding restriction endonuclease subunit S codes for MSRIDELIADLAPLGVRHVELAAVAGYSPARVDASELDETSFVGVDNLVANKGGRVDASYLPNTARLTAYEPGDILLGNIRPYLKKVWRATSSGGCSGDVLAVRIHSDARGELDSEFLYYILSSDAFFAYNMQHAKGAKMPRGSKAAILNYRIPVPPLEVQQEIVGILDKFTQLEAELEAELEARRAQYDYYAGRLLAVDGDVPRVRFGDIATIVRGASPRPIQQFLTDDPDGAAWIKIGDVPADGKFITRTAQRVTAAGALKSRRVMPGDFVLSNSMSFGRPYISKIEGYIHDGWLAISQFEDSYVADYLYYLLRSAPLQDEFKRRAGAGTVQNLNADIVRSVAIPLPPKETQERIVALLDRFDALLNDINVGLPAELRARRSQLEHYRDRLLTFRELAA; via the coding sequence ATGAGCCGCATTGACGAACTAATCGCTGATCTTGCGCCTCTAGGCGTGCGTCACGTTGAGTTGGCGGCGGTAGCCGGGTACTCACCCGCGAGAGTCGACGCATCCGAACTCGACGAGACCTCATTCGTCGGCGTCGACAATCTTGTGGCCAACAAGGGCGGCCGGGTCGATGCCAGCTACTTACCGAACACCGCGCGACTTACGGCCTATGAGCCCGGCGACATTCTGCTTGGCAATATCCGTCCGTACCTCAAGAAAGTGTGGCGAGCGACGTCAAGTGGTGGATGCAGTGGTGACGTACTAGCCGTCCGTATCCACTCGGATGCTCGGGGCGAACTTGACTCTGAGTTCCTCTACTACATCTTGTCATCCGACGCATTCTTCGCTTACAACATGCAGCACGCCAAGGGCGCGAAGATGCCTCGTGGCAGCAAGGCTGCGATTCTGAATTACCGAATTCCCGTGCCGCCTCTCGAGGTTCAGCAGGAGATCGTGGGAATATTGGATAAGTTCACTCAGCTGGAAGCGGAGCTGGAAGCGGAGCTGGAAGCCCGGCGCGCGCAGTACGACTACTACGCTGGCCGCTTGCTTGCGGTGGACGGCGATGTTCCGCGCGTGCGATTCGGCGACATTGCGACAATCGTTCGCGGTGCATCCCCACGTCCTATCCAACAGTTCCTGACCGACGACCCTGATGGTGCTGCGTGGATCAAGATCGGTGATGTACCGGCTGACGGCAAGTTCATCACGCGTACTGCTCAGCGCGTGACGGCCGCGGGTGCTTTGAAGTCACGTCGTGTGATGCCCGGCGACTTCGTGTTGTCCAACTCGATGAGCTTCGGGCGTCCATACATCTCGAAGATTGAGGGGTACATCCACGACGGCTGGCTCGCGATTAGCCAGTTCGAGGATTCTTACGTGGCGGACTATCTGTACTACCTGCTTCGCTCTGCGCCTCTGCAGGACGAGTTCAAACGGCGTGCAGGCGCAGGTACGGTTCAGAACCTGAACGCCGATATCGTTCGCTCGGTGGCGATCCCGCTCCCGCCCAAAGAAACGCAGGAGCGCATCGTCGCGCTACTGGACCGCTTCGACGCGCTATTGAATGACATTAACGTTGGTCTGCCGGCCGAGCTACGAGCGCGCCGTTCGCAGCTCGAGCACTACCGTGACCGCCTGCTGACGTTCAGGGAGTTGGCGGCATGA
- a CDS encoding DUF1643 domain-containing protein, which translates to MSGVSIVDTVDRWAEISDDGLYRYRLGRRWDASLPECVFIMLNPSIADASQDDPTIRRCISFAKSLGCGSLLVGNLYAFRATDPRDLFRAGEPTGGARNDAALTELFARGATTVAAWGAHAKPERVAEVLHLPGADRLTALATTNTGAPRHPLYVPGTATPTAWRMAL; encoded by the coding sequence ATGAGTGGTGTGTCGATTGTTGACACAGTCGATCGCTGGGCAGAGATCTCAGACGATGGTCTGTACCGCTACCGCCTCGGTCGGCGTTGGGACGCGAGCCTGCCCGAGTGTGTCTTTATCATGCTGAATCCGTCGATTGCGGACGCGTCTCAGGATGACCCGACGATCCGTCGCTGCATCAGCTTCGCGAAGAGCCTCGGCTGCGGCTCATTGCTCGTGGGCAATCTCTACGCCTTTCGCGCAACGGATCCGCGTGACCTTTTCAGGGCGGGGGAGCCTACCGGCGGCGCGAGGAACGATGCAGCGCTTACCGAGCTCTTCGCCCGCGGCGCGACCACCGTCGCGGCATGGGGCGCGCATGCGAAGCCTGAGCGTGTCGCTGAGGTGTTGCACCTTCCCGGTGCTGATCGTCTCACCGCGCTTGCGACGACGAACACAGGCGCCCCTCGCCATCCTCTTTACGTGCCCGGGACTGCCACGCCTACTGCCTGGAGGATGGCCCTATGA